The Sebastes umbrosus isolate fSebUmb1 chromosome 19, fSebUmb1.pri, whole genome shotgun sequence genome has a segment encoding these proteins:
- the add1 gene encoding alpha-adducin isoform X13, with the protein MNGDSGAGVVTAPPPTTAPHKERYFDRVDESSPEYQRERNMAPDLRQDFNMMEQRKRVSMILQSPAFCDELETMIQDQLKKGKTPTSLLALQQIADFMTTSMPSMYPAAPQGGMAALNMSLGMVTPVNDLRGSDSISYDKGEKQLRCKLAAFHRLTDLFGWSELIYNHLTVRVSSDQERFLIVPFGLLFSEVTASSLVKINLQGEIVDRGSTNLGVNQAGFTLHSAIFASRPDVKCIVHIHTSAGAAVSAMKCGLLPISPEALSLGELSYHDYQGILVDDEEGLTIQRNLGPTNKVLILRNHGLVSVGETVEEAFYYMHNLVTACEIQVRTLAGAGGPDNLVLLDPAKYKSRPRVPEPAGDGPSAHPNWKVGEQEFEALMRMLDNLGYRTGYPYRCPALRDKAKKYSDAEIAPSAHSGYSYGEDSDSGARSPLKQSFQRGQRDKTRWVNAGGRPDEPYEDGPDGGSPKSKPKVWTNITHDHVKPLLQSLSSGVCVPSCITNCLWTKEEGLRQAAVANQFIPMNTNPKDVLEMRNKIREQNLQDIKTAGPQSQVLCAGSGGERTFNQRLSIWQDAPLSDCTDTIDGLDVSEGSYSPAKSIRKGELVTASKAIIEKEYQPRVIISKQGPNPFNKLTDQELDEYRKEVEQNQKGPEVQGRGGSREGSACPEPEPLPRGQASASTPLQSANDSPSLQRAPPTTATPVTPASGQGSPSLVLSGGAEPAGRGRTDSTDDVFSTTGEVVSAPDSPHKEFHCAVLRALSKEPSVVEAAEADQAPDVEQLAEPEEEEPQIQKPTTTPPSTPVQAEEDGNAKEYLLP; encoded by the exons ATGAACGGCGACTCAGGTGCCGGCGTGGTGACGGCCCCCCCTCCCACCACAGCCCCCCACAAGGAGCGGTACTTCGACCGCGTGGACGAGAGCAGCCCGGAGTaccagagggagagaaacatgGCGCCCGACCTGCGGCAGGACTTCAACATGatggagcagaggaagagggtCTCCATGATCCTACAGAGCCCG GCATTCTGCGATGAGCTGGAGACGATGATCCAGGACCAGCTGAAGAAGGGGAAGACGCCCACCAGCCTGCTGGCCCTGCAGCAGATCGCAGACTTCATGACCACCAGCATGCCTTCCATGTATCCCGCTGCTCCGCAGGGAGGCATGGCGGCGCTCAACATGA GTTTGGGTATGGTGACTCCAGTGAATGATCTGCGTGGCTCCGACTCTATTTCCTATGACAAGGGCGAGAAGCAACTCCGCTGCAAGCTGGCTGCCTTTCATCGGCTCACTGACTTGTTCGGCTGGTCCGAGCTCATCTACAACCACCTCACA GTCAGGGTGAGCTCAGACCAGGAGCGCTTCCTAATTGTCCCTTTTGGGCTCCTGTTCAGTGAAGTCACCGCCTCCAGTCTG GTGAAGATAAACCTTCAAGGTGAGATAGTCGACCGGGGAAGCACCAATCTCGGGGTCAACCAGGCCGGCTTCACTCTCCACTCTGCTATCTTCGCTTCGCGGCCCGACGTCAAGTGTATCGTGCATATACACACATCCGCGGGTGCTGCG GTGTCAGCCATGAAATGCGGCCTATTGCCCATCTCACCTGAGGCGCTGTCCTTGGGCGAGCTGTCCTATCATGACTACCAAGGCATACTGGTGGATGATGAAGAAGGTCTGACCATACAGAGGAACCTTGGGCCTACCAACAAG GTGCTCATCCTGAGGAACCATGGCTTGGTGTCTGTAGGCGAAACAGTGGAGGAAGCCTTCTATTACATGCACAATCTGGTCACTGCCTGTGAGATCCAG GTGAGAACGCTGGCCGGCGCTGGAGGGCCAGATAATCTGGTGCTGCTGGATCCGGCCAAATACAAGTCGCGCCCGCGGGTCCCGGAGCCAGCCGGCGACGGGCCCTCCGCACACCCTAATTGGAAAGTCGGGGAGCAGGAGTTTGAGGCTCTCATGAGAATGCTCGACAACTTG GGCTACAGGACGGGCTACCCTTACCGCTGCCCGGCATTGCGAGACAAAGCTAAAAAGTACAGTGACGCGGAGATCGCTCCCTCCGCCCACAGCGGCTACTCGTACGGGGAGGACAGCGACTCAGGCGCTCGCTCCCCGCTGAAACAGAGCTTCCAGCGCGGCCAGCGCGACAAGACCCGCTGGGTCAATGCCGGCGGCCGGCCCGACGAGCCCTACGAGGACGGGCCCGACGGCGGCAGCCCCAAGTCGAAGCCTAAGGTGTGGACGAACATAACACACGATCACGTCAAACCCTTGCTGCAGTCTCTCTCGTCTGGTGTCTGCGTGCCAAGCTGTATAACCAACTGCTTG TGGACAAAGGAAGAAGGACTCCGCCAGGCTGCCGTAGCCAATCAGTTCATCCCGATGAACACCAACCCAAAAGACGTCCTGGAAATGAGGAATAAG ATCCGTGAGCAGAACCTGCAGGACATAAAGACAGCAGGGCCCCAGTCTCAGGTCCTTTGTGCCGGCTCCGGGGGGGAGCGCACCTTCAACCAG AGATTGTCAATCTGGCAG GACGCCCCTCTGTCTGACTGTACAGACACTATTGACGGCCTCGATGTGTCCGAGGGGTCCTATAGTCCTGCTAAATCAATTAGAAAG GGGGAGCTAGTGACCGCATCCAAGGCCATCATTGAGAAGGAGTACCAGCCCAGGGTCATCATCAGCAAGCAGGGTCCCAACCCCTTCAACAAACTCACCGACCAGGAGCTGGACGAGTACCGTAAGGAGGTGGAGCAGAACCAGAAGGGACCTGAAG TGCAGGGACGAGGCGGTAGTAGGGAGGGATCAGCCTGTCCTGAGCCCGAACCGCTACCGAGGGGTCAAGCCTCCGCCTCCACACCTCTGCAGTCTGCGAATGACTCGCCCAGCTTACAGAGAGCCCCGCCTACAACCGCCACGCCCGTCACGCCAGCCTCCGGGCAGGGCTCCCCTTCACTCGTCCTCTCCGGCGGGGCTGAGCCGGCCGGTCGGGGCCGCACAGACTCCACAGATGACGTTTTTTCCACGACGGGAGAGGTTGTTTCAGCTCCAGATTCCCCACACAAGGAGTTCCACTGCGCCGTGCTGCGAGCCCTCAGCAAAGAGCCGTCGGTGGTAGAGGCGGCTGAGGCGGATCAGGCTCCAG ATGTGGAGCAGCTAGCAGAGCCTGAGGAGGAAGAGCCCCAGATCCAGAAACCCACCACCACGCCACCCAGCACCCCGGTCCAAGCAGAGGAAG ATGGAAATGCAAAAGAGTACCTGTTGCCATAG